The following proteins are encoded in a genomic region of Devosia lucknowensis:
- a CDS encoding anti-sigma factor, protein MSDERGSIEGDRRGALVAEYVLGLLSAPEQVRVGRLIEADPALQKERDFWMARFAALDGEFAETPAPAHALQKIERRLFGIDAPTGFWSSLALWRGIAAGAVAVAVAAVGFNLLQPAPSVTALTTQLVAALEAEGSDVRFLALYDGAGAVRLTALSGDVSDQQDLELWAIQGGADPISMGVIPVNQRSVVELSDQVRAGWGEGSVLALTVEPKGGAPEGKPTGPVVAAGEVHEI, encoded by the coding sequence ATGAGTGACGAACGGGGCAGCATCGAGGGGGATCGGCGTGGAGCGCTGGTGGCCGAGTATGTTCTGGGCCTGCTCAGCGCCCCCGAGCAGGTGCGCGTCGGCCGTCTGATCGAGGCCGATCCGGCGCTGCAGAAGGAGCGCGACTTCTGGATGGCGCGCTTTGCAGCGCTCGATGGCGAATTTGCCGAAACCCCGGCACCCGCTCATGCCTTGCAGAAGATTGAAAGGCGCCTGTTCGGCATCGATGCCCCGACGGGCTTCTGGAGCAGCCTTGCGCTCTGGCGCGGCATCGCCGCGGGCGCCGTGGCCGTTGCTGTTGCGGCAGTCGGTTTCAACCTCCTGCAACCTGCGCCAAGCGTCACCGCTCTCACCACGCAACTGGTGGCGGCGCTCGAGGCCGAAGGCAGCGATGTGCGCTTCCTTGCCCTTTACGACGGCGCGGGCGCGGTGCGGTTGACGGCACTTTCGGGCGACGTGAGCGACCAGCAGGATCTCGAGCTCTGGGCCATCCAGGGCGGCGCCGATCCGATTTCCATGGGCGTCATCCCGGTCAACCAGCGTTCCGTGGTCGAGCTTTCCGACCAGGTTCGCGCCGGGTGGGGCGAAGGGTCCGTGCTGGCTTTGACGGTCGAACCCAAGGGCGGGGCGCCGGAAGGCAAGCCGACCGGCCCGGTGGTTGCCGCCGGCGAAGTGCACGAGATCTAG
- a CDS encoding sigma-70 family RNA polymerase sigma factor: protein MARQNDTAEIADMISRCALADRAAFRTLYQRTSAKLFGVVLRILRNRAEAEEAIQEVYIKIWQRADRYVPGQYSPISWLVAIARNHALDMVRARRPAGDDLDAAMEIPDAAPDPERMTESSEDGARIEACLGQLEADRADAVRGAYLDGYSYEELAERFAVPINTMRTWLRRSLIRLRECLTA, encoded by the coding sequence ATGGCCAGGCAGAACGATACGGCTGAAATCGCCGACATGATCTCGCGCTGCGCGCTCGCAGATCGCGCGGCATTCCGGACCCTTTACCAGCGGACCAGCGCGAAACTCTTCGGAGTAGTGCTGCGTATCTTGAGAAACAGGGCCGAGGCCGAAGAGGCCATCCAGGAGGTCTATATCAAGATCTGGCAGCGTGCCGATCGTTATGTGCCGGGGCAGTATTCCCCCATCAGCTGGCTTGTGGCCATTGCTCGAAACCATGCTCTCGACATGGTTCGGGCGCGGCGTCCTGCTGGCGACGATCTGGACGCTGCCATGGAAATACCCGATGCCGCGCCGGATCCGGAGCGGATGACCGAATCGAGCGAGGATGGCGCCAGGATCGAAGCGTGCCTCGGGCAACTCGAGGCCGACAGGGCCGACGCCGTGCGCGGCGCCTACCTTGATGGCTACAGTTATGAAGAATTGGCGGAGCGCTTCGCTGTGCCGATCAATACGATGAGAACCTGGCTGCGACGCAGCCTGATACGATTGAGAGAGTGTCTGACGGCATGA
- the argB gene encoding acetylglutamate kinase, with the protein MTDQAETDRFSHDAGILAQALPYMQRYEGKTVVVKYGGHAMGDLKLGQAFARDIALLKQSKVNPIVVHGGGPQIASMLKNLGIESKFEGGLRVTDQRTMEVVEMVLAGSINKEIVALINAEGEWAIGLCGKDGNMVFARKAEKKVIDPNSHIERVLDLGFVGEPVEVDRTLLDLLARSEMIPVIAPVAPGRDGNTYNINADTFAGAIAGSLGAKRLLFLTDVPGVLDKDGKLIPELTVRDAKALIADGTISGGMIPKVETCLEALDNGVEGVVILNGKQPHVVLVELFTEFGAGTLIVR; encoded by the coding sequence ATGACCGATCAAGCCGAGACCGACCGGTTCAGCCACGATGCAGGCATCCTCGCGCAGGCCCTGCCCTACATGCAGCGCTACGAGGGCAAGACCGTCGTGGTGAAATACGGCGGGCATGCCATGGGCGACCTGAAGTTGGGACAGGCTTTCGCCCGCGACATCGCGCTTCTCAAGCAGTCCAAGGTCAATCCCATCGTCGTGCACGGCGGCGGGCCGCAGATCGCCTCGATGCTCAAGAACCTCGGCATCGAATCCAAGTTCGAAGGCGGCCTGCGCGTCACGGACCAGCGCACCATGGAAGTGGTGGAAATGGTCCTGGCCGGATCGATCAACAAGGAGATCGTGGCGCTGATCAATGCCGAAGGCGAATGGGCCATCGGCCTCTGTGGCAAGGACGGCAACATGGTCTTCGCCCGCAAGGCGGAAAAGAAGGTCATCGACCCCAATTCCCACATTGAGCGCGTGCTCGATCTCGGCTTCGTCGGCGAACCCGTGGAAGTCGACCGCACCCTGCTCGACTTGCTGGCCCGCTCCGAGATGATCCCCGTCATCGCTCCCGTCGCCCCCGGGCGCGACGGCAATACCTACAACATCAACGCCGACACCTTTGCCGGCGCCATCGCCGGATCGCTGGGCGCCAAGCGCCTGCTGTTCCTGACCGACGTGCCGGGCGTGCTCGACAAGGACGGCAAGCTGATCCCGGAGCTGACCGTGCGCGACGCCAAGGCGCTGATCGCCGATGGCACCATCTCGGGCGGCATGATCCCCAAGGTCGAGACCTGCCTCGAAGCACTCGACAATGGCGTGGAAGGCGTCGTCATCCTCAACGGCAAGCAGCCGCACGTGGTGCTGGTCGAGCTGTTCACCGAATTCGGTGCCGGTACGCTGATCGTGCGCTAA
- a CDS encoding DHA2 family efflux MFS transporter permease subunit, which translates to MTTYAAETASPPDPRRWLSLAILLIANFMNLIDVTIVNVALPSMRESLGASDSQIEWVIAAYVLAFALGLLPFGRLGDIVGRTRMFLAGVVAFTAASALCGLAPNIEMLIAARVLQGLGGAMMTPQVLAIATVTFPPHERGQAFSLFGLSAGLASVCGPILGGVLIDAQLFGLDWQPIFLVNVPIGIAAIVAGWFLIPRLPGHADLKNDYVGILLFGLGIVAVVFPIVEGRAYGWPLWAFGMIAFGVVMLGLFYLWQGRRAAAGEPQLLNYALLRSKEFMFGAFVVTVFASGIPGMFLVISLLLQSGFGFSPLESGLTNTPFSVGVLIASAIAGRFGAHYLRGRLAAAGALLTFGIGWLHFIIAGVGDTIDHWWFLPPLLVAGIGLGLGFSSLFQLVLRAVPPRDAGAGSGALQAFQQVGGALGIALVGEIFFTHLGSAFASGSGPHAAFADATALALWYQVISFGLVMLLAFFFKGSGGQPQGRPAAPIPVEA; encoded by the coding sequence ATGACAACCTACGCGGCCGAGACGGCCTCACCACCCGACCCGCGTCGGTGGCTTTCGCTGGCGATCCTGCTGATCGCCAATTTCATGAACCTGATCGATGTCACGATCGTCAACGTGGCGCTGCCATCCATGCGCGAGAGCCTGGGCGCCAGCGACAGCCAGATCGAATGGGTGATCGCCGCCTATGTGCTGGCTTTCGCGCTCGGTCTGCTGCCCTTCGGGCGCCTGGGCGACATCGTCGGGCGCACCCGCATGTTCCTGGCCGGCGTCGTGGCGTTCACCGCTGCCTCGGCCTTGTGCGGCCTTGCACCCAATATCGAGATGCTGATCGCCGCCCGCGTGCTGCAGGGCCTCGGCGGCGCGATGATGACGCCGCAGGTGCTCGCCATCGCCACCGTCACGTTTCCGCCGCACGAGCGGGGTCAGGCCTTCTCGCTTTTCGGTCTTTCGGCAGGCCTCGCCTCTGTCTGCGGGCCGATCCTGGGCGGCGTGCTGATCGATGCGCAGCTGTTTGGGCTGGACTGGCAGCCGATCTTCCTTGTCAACGTGCCGATCGGCATTGCCGCCATCGTGGCCGGCTGGTTCCTGATCCCGCGCCTTCCGGGCCATGCGGATCTCAAGAACGACTATGTCGGCATCCTCCTGTTCGGCCTGGGCATCGTCGCCGTGGTGTTTCCGATCGTCGAGGGCCGTGCCTATGGCTGGCCGCTCTGGGCCTTCGGCATGATTGCCTTTGGTGTGGTCATGCTTGGCCTGTTCTATCTCTGGCAGGGCCGGCGCGCCGCGGCAGGAGAGCCGCAGTTGCTCAACTACGCGCTGCTGCGGAGCAAGGAATTCATGTTTGGTGCCTTCGTCGTGACGGTGTTCGCATCCGGCATTCCCGGCATGTTCCTCGTCATTTCGCTGCTGCTGCAGTCGGGCTTCGGCTTCTCGCCGCTCGAATCGGGGCTCACCAACACGCCGTTCTCGGTGGGCGTGCTGATCGCCTCCGCCATTGCCGGCCGTTTCGGGGCGCATTACCTGCGCGGTCGGCTGGCCGCTGCCGGTGCGCTGCTGACTTTCGGCATCGGCTGGCTGCATTTCATCATTGCCGGGGTCGGCGACACGATCGACCATTGGTGGTTCCTGCCGCCGCTGCTCGTCGCGGGTATCGGACTTGGACTGGGCTTTTCCTCGCTGTTCCAGCTGGTCCTGCGCGCCGTGCCGCCGCGCGATGCCGGTGCCGGATCGGGCGCCCTTCAGGCGTTCCAGCAAGTGGGCGGCGCGCTGGGGATCGCGCTTGTGGGCGAAATCTTCTTCACCCATCTCGGCTCCGCCTTTGCGTCCGGATCGGGTCCGCATGCCGCATTCGCCGATGCGACGGCGCTGGCGCTCTGGTATCAGGTCATCAGCTTCGGCCTCGTCATGCTGCTCGCCTTCTTCTTCAAGGGGTCGGGCGGGCAACCGCAGGGCAGGCCCGCCGCCCCAATACCGGTGGAAGCATAA
- a CDS encoding TetR/AcrR family transcriptional regulator, producing the protein MQTENQRRETGDDRRTAIAQAARDIIVEKGLEGLRTRDIAARVGINIATLHYHVPSKEALVALVAQSVREEFRAQDTARPRAGKTGIELLRMEFEDALESQEQAPERIAIMAELSERARRDPDIAAIIQPMRSYWHASLAEIFRKGVSDGTLRADIDADAAAKIFIGMIAGWRSRTPDRAQTLSIFAEFERAFIARSPSDTRRTDL; encoded by the coding sequence ATGCAAACTGAAAACCAAAGACGTGAAACCGGCGATGACCGGCGTACCGCCATCGCTCAAGCCGCCCGCGACATCATTGTCGAAAAGGGTCTCGAGGGCCTGCGGACGCGCGACATCGCCGCGCGCGTGGGCATCAATATCGCCACCCTGCATTATCACGTGCCCAGCAAGGAGGCGCTCGTCGCGCTGGTGGCGCAGAGCGTTCGCGAGGAATTCCGGGCACAGGACACGGCTCGGCCGCGCGCCGGCAAGACCGGGATCGAGCTGTTGCGCATGGAGTTCGAGGATGCGCTCGAATCCCAGGAACAGGCGCCCGAACGCATCGCCATCATGGCCGAGCTCAGCGAACGGGCCCGGCGCGATCCCGATATCGCTGCCATCATCCAGCCGATGCGCAGCTACTGGCATGCCTCGCTGGCCGAGATTTTTCGAAAGGGCGTTTCCGACGGCACGCTTCGTGCCGACATCGATGCCGATGCGGCCGCCAAGATATTCATCGGAATGATCGCCGGCTGGCGCAGCCGCACGCCGGATCGTGCGCAAACTCTTTCCATCTTCGCCGAATTCGAACGCGCCTTCATCGCGCGTTCACCATCTGACACCCGAAGGACAGACCTATGA
- the ilvA gene encoding threonine ammonia-lyase, biosynthetic, with protein MTDYVRKILTSSVYEVAEQTPLEKMQLLSARLGQTILVKREDLQPVFSFKIRGAHNRIVHLSPEERARGVICASAGNHAQGVALSATRLGIRAVIVMPTTTPLIKVNAVRRLGGEVVLFGDGFDAARAYAAGLAERHGYVFVHPFDDPDVIAGQGTVGLELMRQHPEAIGAIYVPVGGGGLAAGIASFVKFLRPEIRVIGVEPEEAASMKAAIAAGHPVPLDQVGLFADGVAVRQVGDETFRLCRELLDDIVTVTADEICAAIKDIFDDHRAITEPAGALALAGLRRDIENGNAPEGALIAINSGANVNFDRLRYVAERAEIGERAEALLAVTIPERPGAYRAFIRLIGSRAITEFNYRYAAGASANIFVGIKLAGGDAEKHDIIAMLEQNDHAVTDLTDNEVAKLHVRHMVGGRAAGLANEMVFRFQFPERPGALLKFLEGLNDAWNITLFHYRNHGADYGRVLVGIEVPPETRSDLFAHIDAIGFPYWDETKNTAYQQFLE; from the coding sequence ATGACCGACTATGTCCGCAAGATCCTGACCTCATCTGTCTACGAAGTCGCCGAACAGACGCCGCTTGAAAAGATGCAGCTTCTGTCCGCGCGCCTTGGGCAGACGATCCTGGTCAAGCGCGAGGACCTGCAGCCGGTCTTCTCGTTCAAGATCCGCGGCGCTCACAATCGCATTGTCCATCTATCGCCCGAGGAACGAGCCCGCGGCGTAATCTGCGCGTCGGCCGGAAACCATGCGCAGGGTGTCGCGCTGTCAGCCACAAGGCTGGGCATCCGCGCCGTCATCGTGATGCCGACCACCACCCCGCTCATCAAGGTCAATGCCGTGCGGCGACTGGGCGGTGAAGTCGTGCTCTTCGGCGATGGGTTTGATGCGGCACGCGCATACGCTGCGGGCCTCGCCGAGCGGCATGGCTATGTTTTCGTCCACCCGTTCGACGATCCCGACGTCATCGCCGGCCAGGGCACGGTCGGCCTCGAGCTGATGCGCCAGCATCCCGAAGCCATCGGCGCCATCTACGTTCCGGTCGGGGGTGGCGGCCTTGCGGCGGGCATTGCCAGTTTCGTCAAGTTCCTGCGCCCGGAAATCCGGGTGATCGGCGTGGAGCCCGAGGAAGCGGCGAGCATGAAGGCCGCGATCGCGGCTGGCCACCCGGTGCCGCTCGACCAGGTCGGGCTGTTTGCCGATGGCGTGGCCGTCCGGCAGGTGGGCGACGAGACCTTCCGCCTCTGCCGCGAGCTGCTCGATGACATCGTGACGGTGACCGCCGACGAAATCTGCGCCGCCATCAAGGACATCTTCGACGACCATCGCGCCATCACCGAACCTGCGGGCGCGCTGGCCCTTGCAGGACTACGCCGCGATATTGAAAACGGCAACGCGCCCGAAGGCGCGTTGATCGCCATCAATTCCGGCGCCAATGTCAATTTCGACCGGCTGCGCTACGTGGCCGAACGCGCGGAAATCGGCGAACGCGCCGAAGCGCTGCTGGCGGTGACCATTCCCGAGCGTCCCGGCGCCTACCGTGCATTCATCCGGCTGATCGGCAGCCGCGCCATCACCGAATTCAATTATCGCTACGCGGCAGGCGCCAGCGCCAATATCTTCGTCGGCATCAAGCTGGCCGGCGGCGACGCGGAAAAGCACGACATCATCGCCATGCTCGAGCAGAACGACCACGCCGTCACCGACCTGACGGACAACGAGGTCGCCAAACTGCATGTGCGCCACATGGTCGGCGGCCGGGCAGCGGGCCTGGCCAATGAGATGGTGTTCCGTTTCCAGTTTCCCGAGCGCCCCGGCGCCTTGTTGAAATTCCTGGAAGGTCTCAACGACGCCTGGAACATCACCCTCTTCCACTACCGCAACCACGGTGCCGACTATGGCCGGGTCCTGGTGGGGATCGAGGTGCCGCCCGAGACCCGATCAGACCTCTTCGCGCACATCGATGCCATCGGCTTTCCCTATTGGGACGAAACAAAAAATACGGCCTATCAGCAATTTCTGGAATAG
- a CDS encoding pyrimidine 5'-nucleotidase, which produces MTALTSMPRSSLDHVTDWVFDLDNTLYPRECNLFAQIDTLITQYVMDVTALDFASARELQKTYYRDFGTTLNGLMHRHSIDADHFLNTVHAIDYTPVDPHPDLVEAIRALPGRKFILTNGDTGHARSVLRRLGGDELFEHVHDIRAMTFVPKPHRAAYDGFFALHGIDPTRAIMFDDLEKNLVVPHEVGMATVQVVAGDDFAHEQVEAWELGRSTGPHVHHVTADLAGFLRNLP; this is translated from the coding sequence ATGACCGCGCTCACCTCAATGCCTCGCTCCAGCCTCGACCACGTGACCGATTGGGTGTTCGACCTCGACAACACCCTTTATCCGCGCGAGTGCAATCTCTTCGCCCAGATCGATACGCTCATCACCCAATATGTGATGGACGTCACGGCGCTCGATTTCGCCAGCGCCCGCGAGCTGCAGAAAACCTATTATCGCGACTTCGGCACGACTCTGAACGGACTGATGCACCGGCACAGCATCGACGCGGACCATTTCCTCAATACTGTCCACGCAATCGATTACACACCGGTGGATCCGCATCCGGACCTGGTCGAAGCCATCCGCGCCCTGCCCGGCCGCAAGTTCATCCTGACCAATGGCGATACCGGCCATGCCCGCTCCGTGCTGAGGCGCCTGGGCGGGGACGAACTGTTCGAACATGTGCACGACATCCGCGCCATGACCTTCGTGCCCAAACCGCATCGCGCGGCTTATGACGGCTTCTTCGCCCTGCACGGCATCGATCCCACCCGCGCCATCATGTTCGACGATCTCGAGAAAAACCTCGTCGTGCCGCACGAAGTGGGGATGGCAACGGTGCAGGTTGTGGCCGGCGACGACTTCGCCCATGAGCAGGTGGAAGCCTGGGAGCTCGGGCGCTCGACCGGGCCGCATGTGCATCACGTCACCGCGGACCTGGCCGGATTTCTGCGCAACCTGCCCTGA
- a CDS encoding VOC family protein — MLKDKDSAAIVAVADMKRATEFYGTVLGLDYVSGDDDVAEFRTGRTTLVVYRSDFAGTNKANAVVWGVGDEIDAIVSSLMGKGVRFERYDGMDFADGIHSAGDFKMAWFKDPDGNILHLNNM; from the coding sequence ATGCTCAAGGACAAGGACAGCGCGGCCATCGTGGCCGTCGCGGACATGAAGCGCGCGACCGAATTCTACGGCACCGTGCTGGGGCTCGACTATGTCAGCGGGGACGATGACGTGGCCGAATTCCGAACCGGCAGGACCACGCTCGTGGTCTATCGGTCCGACTTTGCCGGTACCAACAAGGCCAATGCGGTCGTCTGGGGTGTCGGCGACGAGATCGACGCGATCGTCAGCAGCCTCATGGGAAAGGGCGTACGCTTCGAGCGCTATGACGGCATGGATTTCGCCGACGGCATTCACAGCGCCGGCGATTTCAAGATGGCGTGGTTCAAGGATCCGGACGGAAACATCCTTCACCTCAACAACATGTAG
- a CDS encoding ABC transporter ATP-binding protein: MTDLPGRRPPPLPETALTFREQLENFRLLGRLLVQIWHTSPPLAVASVCLRLLGALQPIAMLWVGKLIIDEVVRLSGITAPGPAFGDWWASGTLNHVVTLLLIELALVVGIDIINRAMNLVDSILSELHSNQMSVDLMAHAAKLDLRHFESAEYQDRLERARRQAAGRNALLSVLFGQAQNVITVATLAAGLFIYAPWLILLLPISFMPAVLGETRFNQLAYWLSRWRTPERRELEYIRYIGATPETAKEIKLFGLGDFLVSRFRTLAHTIFVENTRVARQRAFWGAIFAAISTLTYYAAYGFIVWRTIAGEFTIGDLAFLSGSFLRLNGLFQAILLGFTQVAAQSMYLDDLFSFFEIQPGIVSPATPKPFPAPLRQGIRFENVGFRYPDTDTWAVRNLSFDLKAGETLALVGENGAGKTTIVKLITRLYDPDEGRVTIDGVDLRELSLTEIHANIGVIFQDFIRYSLTARDNIAVGRIAAREDATRIDRAAEQSLADGVIAKLPKGYDQQLGRLFREGRDLSGGEWQKVAIARAYMRDAQLIILDEPTAALDAKAEAEVFARFKGLAQGKTAVIISHRFSTVRMADRILVLDGGAILEAGTHEELVALGGRYAELFELQAAGYR, encoded by the coding sequence ATGACCGACCTTCCCGGGCGACGCCCGCCGCCCCTTCCTGAAACGGCTCTCACCTTTCGCGAGCAGCTCGAGAATTTTCGGCTGCTCGGCCGGCTGCTCGTGCAGATCTGGCACACCAGCCCTCCTCTGGCGGTCGCCAGCGTCTGCCTGCGTCTTCTCGGCGCACTGCAGCCCATCGCCATGCTCTGGGTGGGCAAGCTCATCATCGACGAGGTCGTACGCCTCAGCGGCATCACCGCGCCCGGCCCGGCATTTGGTGACTGGTGGGCCAGCGGCACGCTCAATCACGTCGTCACGCTGCTGCTGATCGAACTTGCGCTGGTCGTCGGCATAGACATCATCAACCGGGCCATGAACCTGGTCGACTCGATCCTGAGCGAGCTGCATTCAAACCAGATGAGCGTCGATCTGATGGCGCATGCGGCAAAGCTCGACCTGCGGCATTTCGAAAGCGCGGAATATCAGGACCGGCTCGAACGCGCCCGACGGCAGGCCGCCGGCCGTAATGCGCTGCTCTCCGTGCTGTTCGGACAGGCGCAGAACGTGATCACCGTCGCCACCCTGGCAGCGGGCCTGTTCATCTATGCCCCCTGGCTCATCCTGCTGCTTCCCATCTCCTTCATGCCGGCGGTCTTGGGGGAAACCCGATTCAACCAGCTCGCCTATTGGCTTTCGCGCTGGCGCACGCCCGAACGCCGCGAACTCGAATACATCCGCTACATCGGCGCGACACCCGAAACCGCCAAGGAGATCAAGCTCTTTGGCCTCGGCGACTTCCTCGTCTCGCGGTTCCGGACGCTGGCCCACACGATCTTTGTCGAAAACACCCGCGTCGCCCGTCAGCGCGCCTTCTGGGGCGCCATTTTTGCGGCGATATCCACCCTGACCTACTACGCCGCCTACGGATTTATCGTGTGGCGCACCATTGCCGGTGAGTTCACCATCGGCGATCTGGCGTTCCTTTCGGGCTCGTTCCTGAGGCTCAATGGTCTCTTCCAGGCGATCCTGCTCGGCTTCACTCAGGTCGCCGCGCAGTCGATGTATCTCGACGACCTGTTCTCGTTTTTCGAGATCCAGCCCGGCATCGTGTCACCTGCCACGCCAAAGCCCTTCCCTGCGCCGCTTCGCCAGGGCATCCGCTTCGAGAATGTGGGTTTCCGCTATCCCGATACCGATACCTGGGCGGTGCGCAATCTCAGTTTCGACCTCAAGGCCGGCGAGACGCTGGCCCTGGTGGGCGAAAACGGGGCGGGCAAGACCACAATCGTCAAGCTCATCACCCGCCTCTACGATCCGGACGAAGGGCGCGTGACCATTGACGGCGTCGACCTTCGTGAGCTGTCGCTGACCGAAATCCATGCCAATATCGGCGTCATCTTTCAGGACTTCATCCGCTATTCGCTGACCGCGCGCGACAATATCGCGGTGGGCAGGATCGCGGCGCGCGAGGATGCCACCCGCATCGACCGGGCCGCCGAGCAAAGTCTCGCCGACGGCGTCATTGCCAAGCTCCCCAAGGGCTACGACCAGCAACTCGGCAGGCTGTTCCGCGAGGGCCGCGACCTCTCGGGAGGCGAATGGCAGAAGGTCGCCATAGCCCGGGCCTATATGCGTGACGCGCAGCTGATCATTCTCGACGAACCCACCGCCGCTCTCGATGCCAAGGCGGAAGCGGAGGTCTTTGCCCGTTTCAAGGGGCTGGCGCAGGGCAAGACCGCGGTCATCATCTCACATCGCTTCTCCACCGTGCGCATGGCCGATCGCATTCTCGTGCTCGACGGCGGCGCCATTCTCGAAGCAGGGACGCACGAAGAACTGGTCGCTCTTGGCGGCCGCTATGCCGAACTGTTCGAACTCCAGGCCGCCGGATATCGCTGA
- a CDS encoding ArsR/SmtB family transcription factor: MPLPEDHHLTVIAETYRLLGDPTRLKVVLTCLEGPIAVGDIAKATGASQSLVSHHLRLLRAARLVRGTRRNKQVLYEAADHHIASMLADMIAHAAEDVDDDTHVD, encoded by the coding sequence GTGCCCCTGCCGGAAGACCACCATCTCACCGTCATCGCCGAGACCTACCGGCTGCTTGGAGACCCCACGCGCCTCAAGGTCGTGCTCACCTGCCTCGAAGGCCCGATTGCCGTGGGCGACATCGCCAAGGCGACCGGCGCCAGCCAATCGCTGGTCAGCCACCACCTTCGCCTGTTGCGGGCGGCCCGGCTGGTGCGCGGCACGCGGCGCAACAAGCAGGTACTTTACGAAGCGGCCGACCACCATATCGCGAGCATGCTCGCAGACATGATCGCGCATGCGGCAGAAGATGTGGACGACGATACCCACGTCGATTGA